The nucleotide window TGTTACATATCTTCCTTTTCCTTTTTCTCCCTGAACAGTTTCGTTATTTCTTGTATATCTTGAGGTTTCTATATCTTCAGACTTTATTCCCAGCGACATAAGATACTTTTTGAATTCAGTCATTGTTTTTGCATTTTCATTTGATGCCTGCTCCAGTGTATTTCCTTCTGTTTTTAATTCAAATTCGGTAACCATTAAATCCGGTTTCACTTTCAGCGTTCCTATCCCTACAAGGTTATTCAGCGTCCCGACGATCATATATTTTTCACCGTACTGTAGCCTTACTCTCTCCATTTCCGCCTCAACAGGTGACATCTCGGCTCTTAGCATGCCAAAAGACAGTAATATAACCATTACTATCATTAATCTTCGTTTTTTCATAATTTCCTCCTTAAATTTATAATATATCTCTGAAAATTCCAGTCATTCAACTGAATAGTATAATTATACTATTCTATTACTATTTTAACAACACTCCTTTTATTAAAAATTTTATTCTTCCAAAAAAAGAAACCAAAGTAATTTGGTTTCTCTTTCTTTTATATAATTAATTTTTCAGAGCCTGTATCGGCGGAGCTACTTTCCCGCCTCTGTCTATAAGAACAGAACAGTCCAGATTATTTATATTTATAATATCAGCTTCTCCAAGCAGACCTCCGAAAACAACCCTGTCTCCTGCTTTTTTACCGGGTACAGGTATGATTCTTACTGCTGTTGTCTTGCTGTTTATCATTCCTATTGCCATTTCATCTGCTATAATTCCTGAAATTACTGCTTCTGTGGTATCTCCCGGAATTGCTATCATATCCAGCCCCACAGAACATACACAAGTCATTGCTTCTAGCTTTTCCAGTGTAAGATATCCCTTACTTGTAGCAGCTATCATTCCCTGATCTTCACTTACAGGAATAAATGCTCCTGTTAGTCCTCCTACTCTGCTTGCTGCCATTGCTCCGCCTTTTTTTACAGCATCATTTAATATGGCAAGAGCAAAAGTAGTTCCGTAAGCTCCTACTGATTCCAGCCCGAATTCCTCAAGAACATTGGCGACACTGTCTCCTACCGCCGGAGTAGGTGCAAGAGATAAGTCAATAATTCCAAATTCTATATCCAGCTTATTTGCTACTTCTCTTCCGATAAGTTCACCCATTCTTGTTATTTTAAAGCTTATTTTCTTTATTGTTTCTATTATTTCATCTATTTTTGCTTTTTTATCTACCTGTGCAAGAGCATGTCTTACCACTCCGGGACCGCTTATTCCCACATTCAATACTACATCAGCATTTTCTACCCCGTGAAAAGCTCCTGCCATAAATGGGTTATCAGGTACAGCATTAGTAAATACCACGAATTTTGCTGCTGCAAGACCGTCCTGATCAGCAGAAAGAGCTGCCAGTTCTTTTACAGTTTTCCCCATCATCTTTATGGCATCCAGATTTATTCCTGACTTAGTTGATCCTACATTAACTGAAGAGCAGACTTTTGCCGTACTGCTTAGTGCCTTTGGTATACTGTTAATTAACCTTATATCCCCTTTTGTAAATCCCTTATCAACTAAAGCAGAAAAACCTCCTATGAAGTCTATTCCTATTTCTGTTGCGGCTTTGTCAAGTGCCTCTGCAAAGATAGTATAGTCTTCGGCATCTGTGGAATTCCCGATAATAGCAATAGGAGTAACGGATACTCTTTTATTTACTATAGGAACATTATATTTGCTTGATATTTCATCTGCATATTCCACAAGATTTTTTCCATATTTTACTATTTTGTTATATATATTCTCTGCTGTTTTTTCAGCACTGGGATCTATACAGTCCAAAAGACTGATTCCCATAGTTACTGTTCTTACATCTAGACTATACATACTAATCATATTTATTGTTTCCAATATCTCATCAGGGAGTAATAACATCCTAATAAACCTCCTTATATTCTGTGCATTGCTTTGAAAATATCTTCATGCTGTATAAATATTTTCACTTTTAAATTTTCTTCTATTACCTTGAACTCTTTTTGTATATCCTCTATACTTCTCTGATTATTTTTTACTTCAGTAAGCATTATCATCGCGAATATCTCATTTTCAAAAATTGTCTGTGATATATCAATTATATTTATATCCAGTTCATTTAACTTTGCAGATACACCGGCTACGATTCCTGTTTTGTCTGCTCCCATTACAGTTACTACTACTTTACCGTCCATTTTTCCTCCTATATAAAAAATTATTTACAATCTGATTATCTCACAATTACCATAAGATGTAAACATTCATTTAGCTAATTTTATCATTTTTGAGATACAAATTTATTCAAAAAATTCAGAAAACAATAATACCTTCCCCCTGTAAATCTGTATTTTTTATGTCTGAATTTCCTGCTGTATAAAAAAAGAAGGCTCTTCACACCTTCTAATTTTTTATTATATTTAATCATTTTTTCCTTTTATAAAAGCCAGCAGCAGTGTAATATCATTATGTGTTATTCCGCTTATTCTGCTTGCCTGCCCTATTGTCTCCGGCTGTGAATATACAAGTCCTGAAATTGCTATATTACTTATTCCTTTGATCTCTTCATAGTTAATATCAGAAGGAATTACCATCTCTTCCAGTTTCTTGAATTTTTCAATCTGATTTTTTTCCCTGTCTATAAAAATCTTATACTTGGAATTAATTTCCACCTGTTCTTTTACAAGCTTTGATAATTCCACAATTTCCATAAATTTCTCCAGACCTTCATATGTCATTTCTTTCCTTGCAAGAAATTCAAAGGCTGAAACAGGACTGTTCATAGTATCATGACCTTGTGATACTAATATTTCATTATTTTGCTTTGTGGGATAAATTGTTATACTTTTTAGTCTTTCTATCTCTTTTTCTATATCATCTCTTGCATTTTCCAGTTCTTTCAGCTTTTCTTTATCAAGAATACCTATTTCCTTGGCTTTATCCAGTAATCTCAGGAAAACGTTATCCTGTCTCAGCGTCAGTCTGTATTCTGCCCTTGAAGGGAGAACTCTGTATGGCTCCGGAGTATCTTTATTTATTATATCATCCACAAGAACTCCTATATATCCCTCACTTCTGTCAATAATAACAGGTGACTCTCCTTTTATCTTTCTCGCAGCATTAACAGATGCTATAAATCCCTGAACCGCAGCTTCTTCATATCCGCTGGTACCGTTAATTGTTCCTGCTGTATAAAGATTTTCCAGTATTTTTGTTTCAAGTGTCAGTTTCAACTGATTCGCCGGTATATAATCATATTCTACAGCATATCCGTATCTCATTATTTTGGCATTCTCAAGACCTTTTATTGTCTTTAGCATGGCGTCCTGTGCAAAGGGAGGCATTGCCGTGGTAAAGCCGTTTATATATATTTCATTTGATTCTGTACTTTCCTGCTCCAAAAATATCTGATGATCAGTTTTCTCAGGAAATCTCAAAACTTTTCTGTCAAGCGAAGGGCAGTGTCTCGGACCTTTTGAGCTTACTATTCCTGTTACTATTGGAGAGTATTTCAAAAGCTCGCTTGCTACCTTTATTGTTTCAGGTGTTGTATAAGTGAGCCATGTGGGCATTACAGAATTTTCTTCTTTTGTAGTATAGTATGAAAAATATCTCGGGTTTTCTTCACCTTTCAGTTCTTCTATCTCTGAAAAATTTATTGTTCTTTTATCTATCCGCGGTGGTGTTGCTGTCTGATATCTGTCTACCTCAAAGCCGTATTCACGAAGTCTGTCTGATAGCTCCTCGCTTGATTGTTCTCCCTGTCTTCCTGCTTCATACTTTACATCACCAATTATAAATCTTCCTTTTAAAAATGTCCCTGTACATAGTATAACAGCCTTTGCACCATATTCTATTCCTACCTGATCTTTTACCCCTATGACTTTTTTCCCGTCAAGAATCAAATCTGTCACTATTCCCTGTACTAATTCCAGATTTTCCTGTTTTTCCACTATTTCTCTCATTTTTATTCTGTACCAGTACTTATCAGCCTGTGCTCTTGTTATCCTTGCTGCAAGCCCTTTAGTGTGATTCAGATTTTTCAGCTGCAGGTTATAGCTGTCTATGTGTCTTGCCATTTCTCCCCCGAGCATCCCAAGC belongs to Sebaldella sp. S0638 and includes:
- a CDS encoding PFL family protein; translated protein: MLLLPDEILETINMISMYSLDVRTVTMGISLLDCIDPSAEKTAENIYNKIVKYGKNLVEYADEISSKYNVPIVNKRVSVTPIAIIGNSTDAEDYTIFAEALDKAATEIGIDFIGGFSALVDKGFTKGDIRLINSIPKALSSTAKVCSSVNVGSTKSGINLDAIKMMGKTVKELAALSADQDGLAAAKFVVFTNAVPDNPFMAGAFHGVENADVVLNVGISGPGVVRHALAQVDKKAKIDEIIETIKKISFKITRMGELIGREVANKLDIEFGIIDLSLAPTPAVGDSVANVLEEFGLESVGAYGTTFALAILNDAVKKGGAMAASRVGGLTGAFIPVSEDQGMIAATSKGYLTLEKLEAMTCVCSVGLDMIAIPGDTTEAVISGIIADEMAIGMINSKTTAVRIIPVPGKKAGDRVVFGGLLGEADIININNLDCSVLIDRGGKVAPPIQALKN
- a CDS encoding ACT domain-containing protein; this translates as MDGKVVVTVMGADKTGIVAGVSAKLNELDINIIDISQTIFENEIFAMIMLTEVKNNQRSIEDIQKEFKVIEENLKVKIFIQHEDIFKAMHRI
- the mnmG gene encoding tRNA uridine-5-carboxymethylaminomethyl(34) synthesis enzyme MnmG, whose product is MNTDYDVIVVGAGHAGVEAALASARLGMKTALFTIFIDNIAMMSCNPSIGGPGKSHLVSELGMLGGEMARHIDSYNLQLKNLNHTKGLAARITRAQADKYWYRIKMREIVEKQENLELVQGIVTDLILDGKKVIGVKDQVGIEYGAKAVILCTGTFLKGRFIIGDVKYEAGRQGEQSSEELSDRLREYGFEVDRYQTATPPRIDKRTINFSEIEELKGEENPRYFSYYTTKEENSVMPTWLTYTTPETIKVASELLKYSPIVTGIVSSKGPRHCPSLDRKVLRFPEKTDHQIFLEQESTESNEIYINGFTTAMPPFAQDAMLKTIKGLENAKIMRYGYAVEYDYIPANQLKLTLETKILENLYTAGTINGTSGYEEAAVQGFIASVNAARKIKGESPVIIDRSEGYIGVLVDDIINKDTPEPYRVLPSRAEYRLTLRQDNVFLRLLDKAKEIGILDKEKLKELENARDDIEKEIERLKSITIYPTKQNNEILVSQGHDTMNSPVSAFEFLARKEMTYEGLEKFMEIVELSKLVKEQVEINSKYKIFIDREKNQIEKFKKLEEMVIPSDINYEEIKGISNIAISGLVYSQPETIGQASRISGITHNDITLLLAFIKGKND